Proteins encoded within one genomic window of Canis lupus dingo isolate Sandy chromosome 28, ASM325472v2, whole genome shotgun sequence:
- the LCOR gene encoding ligand-dependent corepressor isoform X4, which yields MQRMIQQFAAEYTSKNSSTQDPSQPNSTKNQSLPKASPVTTSPTAATTQNPVLSKLLMADQDSPLDLTVRKSQSEPSEQDGVLDLSTKKSPCAGSTSLSHSPGCSSTQGNGENSTEAIAVDSNNQSKSPLEKFMVKLCTHHQKQFIRVLNDLYTESQPDTEDLQPDSGAMDTSTCNAGCAQLGTKHKEKDAACLDMKSPTSVDLFVDSSGSHSPLHLTEQALKEPPPESNSVDGRENALTVIQKDSSELPTTKPNSGSSMDSSTLGYLTASNSSSLSFHHNSKSLEGQTTGQEQDTNMKICEDGKDHMQSSALVESLIAVKVATENSEESNSCIVSQRNSFKALSEEAWDSGFMENSPRTADKENALLCSSKTSMRQELESSEQDSRPKQENHLHSLGRNKVSYHLHPSDKGQFDHSKDGWLAPSPMPAVHKASNGHSRTKMISTSIKTARKSKRASGLRINDYDNQCDVVYISQPITECHFENQRSILSSRKTARKSTRGYFFNGDCCELPTVRTLARNLHSQEKAGCSTVEPETVVTPKQTLTLSAPAPVVDMQDPREDNQEEPSKETTSLKEGEGEASSDKESQESEVCPMTNKPSPSSSPKSEEMTAPSLVSALPAHLPEEDRPEGSSTVSIPTASGIASPEQDQQQVELLGIKDVKEGTLIQDGHLVSSTENISEGGSEDVVSRPHSSPEEANREEDPPCSESPPVGPEPPLSLGKAEDNQSISTEATTKDTQELDTDPLLKESSTFTNENPSEIEDSEAAGGTGKLEGQGSDIKHSSEKDVCDQNIDSPEENVDKKKKGKKTPEASDRCLRSQLSDPSSVDRCLRSQSSDSSSACPEIKVSKNPGTKRSKKEGCPGEMAPESLLADSFHTKGLEDTENPDVNENPYEKDAEQEGEGGGIITRQTFKNMLAKQVKGEEGDIFPSSDPISTVGQPLPGERLEIYVQSKLGEKNAHDPSESIPYTFPEQSKEKPEPIPAQDTEEVVNEVGTANTQDKDDNSDAPSSALGLSSSGSGDTAGPPKWVPRLTRLTSSTYNLRHAHSLDSLDTAKVTSEKEAAQGNPMPKENEASESGDPLDDDDVDTVVDDQPKFVEWCAEEENQELIANFNAQYMRVQKGWIQLEKEAQPTPRSRNKSDKLKEIWKSKKRSRKCRGSLEVQKFSPVQMLFMTHFKLSNVCKWFLETTETRSLVIVKKLNTRLPGDIPPVKHSLQKYSPSSLYPSSLQAERLKKHLKKFPGATPARNNWKTQKLWAKFRENPDQVEPEDGSDVSLSLNSEDSIEEVKEGRNSHPPTNSPTPASTRILRKYSNIRGKLRAQQCLIKNEKMESPFGQPVESKQSCKSVCINPLMSPKLALQVDADGFPIKPKSTDGMKGKKGKHVSEILPKAEVQNKRKRTESSTQDRKDKGPVVKASKEKHPDGSTKTPAAKKPAARDRVSQLPKKTSLKENKVKIPKKSPGKNCPPSRREKENTSKRPTQPTASETGTKPAKQKGVGESSSRPQKATNRRQSSGKTRARPLTKTPESSAAQRKRKLKAKLDSSHGKRRRLDAK from the coding sequence TGAGAACTCAACAGAGGCTATAGCAGTAGATTCTAACAATCAGTCGAAGTCCCCACTGGAGAAGTTTATGGTCAAACTGTGCACTCATCATCAGAAGCAGTTCATCCGTGTCCTGAACGATCTGTACACTGAATCCCAGCCAGACACTGAGGACCTGCAACCTGATTCTGGAGCAATGGATACATCCACTTGCAATGCTGGCTGTGCCCAGCTAGGAACAAAACATAAGGAAAAGGATGCTGCGTGTCTCGATATGAAGTCTCCTACTTCTGTAGATTTGTTCGTAGACTCATCAGGCTCACACAGCCCTCTACATTTGACAGAACAGGCCCTCAAGGAGCCTCCTCCTGAGTCAAACTCTGTAGATGGAAGAGAGAATGCCTTGACTGTTATCCAGAAAGATTCCTCTGAACTTCCAACCACTAAACCTAATTCTGGTAGTTCAATGGATAGTTCCACTCTGGGATACCTCACTGCATCTAATTCTTCCTCATTAAGCTTCCACCACAACTCTAAGAGCTTGGAGGGGCAAACCACTGGACAGGAGCAAGACACGAATATGAAAATATGTGAGGATGGGAAAGACCATATGCAGAGCTCAGCTTTAGTAGAAAGTCTAATTGCAGTGAAAGTGGCCACTGAGAATAGTGAGGAGAGCAACAGCTGTATTGTTTCTCAAAGAAATTCATTCAAAGCTTTATCAGAAGAGGCTTGGGACTCAGGGTTTATGGAGAATTCACCTAGAACTGCTGACAAAGAGAATGCTTTACTTTGTAGCTCAAAAACATCTATGCGCCAGGAGTTAGAGTCCAGTGAACAAGATTCGAGGCCAAAGCAAGAGAACCATCTTCACTCACTAGGAAGAAATAAGGTGAGTTATCATTTACATCCCAGTGATAAGGGTCAGTTTGATCATTCCAAAGATGGTTGGTTAGCTCCCAGCCCAATGCCAGCTGTACACAAAGCATCCAATGGACATTCACGAACCAAGATGATATCAACCTCCATTAAGACAGCTCGGAAAAGTAAAAGGGCATCAGGGTTGAGGATAAACGATTATGATAACCAGTGTGATGTCGTTTATATCAGTCAGCCAATAACAGAATGCCACTTTGAGAATCAAAGATCAATATTATCTTCACGGAAAACAGCCAGGAAGAGTACTCGAGGATACTTTTTCAATGGTGATTGTTGTGAGCTGCCAACTGTTCGCACACTGGCCAGAAATTTACACTCCCAAGAGAAAGCGGGCTGTTCAACAGTGGAGCCAGAGACAGTGGTCACTCCCAAGCAGACCCTTACACTTTCAGCGCCTGCACCTGTAGTGGATATGCAGGATCCCAGAGAAGACAACCAGGAAGAACCTAGTAAAGAAACAACCTCCCtcaaggaaggagaaggagaagcttcCTCTGACAAGGAATCTCAAGAGTCTGAGGTTTGCCCCATGACAAATAAACCAAGTCCAAGCAGCTCTCCTAAGTCAGAGGAAATGACAGCCCCCAGCCTGGTGTCTGCTCTACCTGCTCACCTTCCTGAAGAGGACAGGCCAGAAGGCAGCTCCACGGTCTCAATTCCCACTGCAAGTGGGATAGCTTCCCCTGAACAAGACCAACAACAAGTCGAGCTGCTGGGTATCAAGGATGTCAAGGAGGGGACTCTTATCCAAGATGGTCACCTGGTTTCCTCTACTGAGAACATTTCTGAGGGAGGCAGTGAAGATGTTGTTTCTAGGCCTCATTCTTCTCCTGAAGAAGCCAATAGAGAGGAAGATCCTCCATGCTCAGAAAGTCCCCCAGTGGGCCCAGAGCCTCCTCTGAGCCTGGGGAAAGCTGAAGACAACCAAAGCATCAGTACTGAGGCCACAACTAAAGACACTCAGGAGCTAGATACTGACCCACTCTTGAAGGAAAGCAGCACTTTTACTAATGAAAACCCCAGTGAAATTGAGGACAGTGAGGCAGCAGGCGGTACAGGAAAATTAGAGGGACAGGGCAGTGACATAAAACATTCTTCAGAAAAAGATGTATGCGATCAAAACATTGACTCACCTGAAGAGAATGtggacaagaagaaaaaaggtaaaaaaactCCTGAAGCCTCTGACAGGTGCCTAAGGAGTCAGCTTTCAGATCCCTCCTCTGTCGATAGGTGCCTAAGAAGTCAAAGTTCagattcttcctctgcttgtcctGAGATCAAGGTTTCCAAAAATCCTGGTACGAAACGTTCTAAAAAAGAAGGGTGCCCTGGTGAGATGGCACCTGAGAGCCTTCTGGCTGACAGTTTCCATACAAAAGGTCTGGAGGATACTGAAAACCCAGATGTCAATGAAAATCCTTATGAGAAAGATGCTGAGCAGGAGGGTGAAGGAGGTGGGATCATCACCAGGCAGACTTTTAAGAACATGCTAGCAAAACAAGTGAAGGGGGAAGAAGGAGATATTTTTCCTAGCAGTGATCCTATATCCACAGTTGGCCAGCCCCTGCCTGGAGAGAGACTGGAAATTTATGTTCAGTCTAAGTTAGGTGAGAAAAATGCTCATGACCCCTCAGAAAGTATTCCTTATACCTTCCCAGAACAATCAAAAGAGAAGCCAGAACCAATTCCTGCACAAGATACGGAGGAGGTTGTGAATGAGGTAGGCACTGCAAACACCCAGGATAAAGATGACAATAGTGACGCACCATCCAGTGCACTTGGGTTGTCAAGCAGTGGAAGTGGTGATACTGCTGGGCCCCCCAAATGGGTACCAAGGCTTACAAGACTGACCTCTTCGACCTATAACCTAAGACACGCTCATTCTCTGGACTCCTTGGATACTGCAAAAGTGACTTCAGAAAAGGAAGCAGCACAAGGAAACCCAATGccaaaggaaaatgaagcttCAGAGAGTGGAGATCCCTTAGATGATGACGATGTGGACACGGTGGTAGATGACCAGCCAAAGTTTGTGGAATGGTGTGCAGAGGAGGAGAACCAAGAGCTTATTGCCAACTTCAATGCCCAGTACATGAGAGTTCAGAAAGGCTGGATTCAGTTGGAAAAAGAAGCACAGCCAACACCAAGATCAAGGAACAAGTCAGATAAACTGAAGGAGATttggaaaagcaagaaaaggtCACGGAAATGTAGGGGTTCGTTGGAGGTTCAAAAGTTTTCTCCTGTTCAGATGCTGTTTATGACACACTTTAAGTTATCTAATGTTTGCAAATGGTTCTTAGAAACAACTGAAACCCGGTCTCTGGTGATCGTGAAGAAGCTCAATACTCGTCTTCCAGGAGACATCCCCCCTGTCAAGCATTCTCTTCAGAAGTACTCTCCTTCCAGCCTGTACCCCAGTTCACTACAGGCTGAGCGCTTGAAAAAACACTTGAAGAAATTTCCTGGAGCTACTCCTGCTAGGAACAATTGGAAAACACAGAAGCTCTGGGCTAAATTTCGAGAAAATCCTGATCAAGTGGAGCCAGAGGATGGCAGTGATGTCAGCCTCAGCCTCAATTCTGAAGACAGCATAGAGGAAGTCAAGGAAGGTCGAAATAGCCATCCTCCTACAAACTCGCCTACTCCAGCAAGTACCCGGATCCTCAGAAAATATTCCAATATTCGAGGAAAGCTCAGAGCCCAGCAATGCTTAATCAAAAACGAGAAAATGGAAAGCCCATTTGGACAGCCTGTGGAAAGTAAACAGAGCTGTAAGAGTGTATGCATCAATCCTTTGATGTCCCCCAAGCTTGCCCTGCAAGTGGATGCAGATGGGTTTCCCATTAAGCCCAAGAGTACTGATggaatgaagggaaagaaagggaagcatGTGTCAGAAATCTTACCCAAAGCAGAAGTGCAGAATAAACGCAAGAGGACAGAGAGCAGCACTCAGGACAGGAAGGACAAGGGGCCTGTGGTGAAAGCCAGCAAAGAAAAGCATCCTGATGGATCCACCAAAACCCCTGCAGCCAAGAAGCCAGCTGCAAGGGACAGAGTCAGCCAACTGCCCAAAAAGACATCCTTGAAAGAGAATAAAGTGAAGATCCCTAAAAAGTCTCCTGGGAAGAACTGCCCTCCCtccaggagggaaaaagagaatacaAGCAAAAGACCCACCCAGCCCACTGCCTCGGAGACAGGGACAAAACCTGCAAAGCAAAAGGGGGTAGGTGAATCCTCTTCCAGGCCACAAAAAGCCACCAACAGGAGGCAGAGCAGTGGAAAGACTCGGGCCAGACCCTTGACAAAAACCCC